In Primulina huaijiensis isolate GDHJ02 chromosome 6, ASM1229523v2, whole genome shotgun sequence, a single window of DNA contains:
- the LOC140978432 gene encoding phytochrome-associated serine/threonine-protein phosphatase-like codes for MDLDKWVVKVKEGQHLSEDELQLLCEYVKEILIEESNVQPVNSPVTVCGDIHGQFHDLMKLFQTGGHVPETNYIFMGDFVDRGYNSLEVFTILLLLKARYPANITLLRGNHESRQLTQVYGFYDECQRKYGNANAWRYCTDVFDYLTLSAIIDGTVLCVHGGLSPDIRSIDQIRVIERNCEIPHEGPFCDLMWSDPEDIETWAVSPRGAGWLFGSRVTSEFNHINKLDLVCRAHQLVQEGLKYMFQDKGLVTVWSAPNYCYRCGNVASILSFNENMEREVKFFTETEENNQMRGPRSGVPYFL; via the exons ATGGATTTGGACAAGTGGGTGGTGAAGGTGAAAGAGGGTCAGCACTTGTCCGAAGACGAACTTCAGCTTCTCTGCGAATAC GTAAAAGAGATCTTGATCGAGGAGTCAAATGTTCAGCCCGTTAATAGTCCAGTCACTGTATGTGGGGACATCCATGGACAGTTTCACGATCTAATGAAACTTTTCCAGACTGGAGGTCACGTACCAGAGACCAATTACATATTTATG GGAGATTTTGTTGATCGTGGTTATAACAGTCTAGAAGTTTTCACCATTCTTTTGCTTCTGAAAGCAAG ATACCCAGCTAACATTACTCTCCTACGTGGAAATCACGAAAGCAGACAATTAACACAG GTTTATGGATTCTATGATGAATGCCAAAGGAAGTATGGGAATGCTAATGCTTGGCGATATTGCACAGATGTTTTTGACTATTTAACTCTATCAGCAATTATTGATGGGACG GTACTGTGCGTACATGGTGGCCTATCCCCAGATATTAGAAGCATCGACCAG ATTCGAGTTATTGAACGGAACTGTGAAATTCCGCATGAAGGGCCGTTCTGTGATTTAATGTGGAGTGACCCTGAAGATATTGAGACATGGGCAGTAAGTCCTCGAGGTGCAGGCTGGCTTTTTGGATCCAGGGTTACATCTGAG TTCAATCACATCAACAAACTTGATCTGGTCTGCCGGGCACATCAACTTGTTCAAGAAGGTTTGAAGTATATGTTCCAAGATAAAGGACTTGTCACT GTATGGTCTGCACCAAATTATTGTTACCGCTGCGGAAATGTTGCCTCGATATTGAGTTTCAATGAGAATATG GAGAGAGAAGTGAAATTCTTCACTGAGACTGAGGAGAACAATCAGATGCGAGGACCCAGAAGTGGAGTACCTTATTTTTTGTAA
- the LOC140978431 gene encoding 18S rRNA (guanine-N(7))-methyltransferase RID2-like isoform X2, translating to MTSRPELQAPPEIFYNDEEARKYTSSSRIIDIQDKLSVRALELLALPDDNIPRLLLDIGCGSGLSGETLTENGHQWIGLDISQAMLDVALEREVEGDLVLSDMGQGLGLRPGVLDGAISISAVQWLCNADKSSHDPRLRLKAFFGSLYRCLARGARAVLQVYPENLAQRELILGFAMRAGFSGGVVVDFPHSTKSRKEYLVLTCGPPSLRSAIPKGKNEDEESCGDEESSGDEENESVCVSDRHRPRKKQKLNKKVKGREWVMRKKEQMRRKGNTVPPDTKYTARKRKARF from the exons ATGACATCTCGACCAGAGCTCCAAGCCCCACCAGAGATATTCTACAATGACGAGGAAGCTCGCAAGTACACATCTTCTTCTCGTATCATCGATATTCAG gatAAACTTTCGGTGAGGGCGTTGGAGCTTCTTGCATTGCCTGATGACAACATACCCAGATTACTACTTGATATTG GTTGTGGATCAGGACTCAGTGGGGAGACATTAACTGAAAATGGTCACCAGTGGATTGGTTTAGATATATCACAAGCAATGTTAG ACGTTGCATTGGAGCGTGAAGTTGAGGGTGACCTTGTGCTTAGTGATATGGGGCAG GGTTTGGGGCTACGACCGGGAGTTCTTGATGGTGCCATTAGTATATCGGCTGTACAG TGGTTGTGCAATGCAGACAAATCTTCTCACGATCCACGGTTGAGATTGAA GGCATTTTTTGGGTCATTGTACCGATGTTTAGCGCGTGGAGCAAGGGCCGTGTTGCAAGTGTATCCTGAAAATCTGGCTCAACGTGAGCTGATTCTAGGTTTTGCTATGCGAGCTGGCTTTTCTGGGGGTGTAGTTGTTGACTTCCCGCACAG TACCAAGAGTAGAAAAGAATACCTTGTACTCACTTGTGGGCCACCATCTCTAAGAAGTGCCATTCCAAAAGGGAAAAACGAAGATGAGGAAAGTTGCGGTGATGAAGAGAGCAGTGGAGATGAAGAGAATGAATCC GTTTGTGTATCTGACAGGCACAGACCTAGAAAAAAGCAAAAGTTAAATAAGAAGGTGAAAGGAAGAGAATGGGTTATGCGGAAGAAGGAACAGATGAGAAGAAAGGGCAACACCGTCCCTCCAGACACAAAGTACACTGCCCGGAAACGAAAAGCTCGATTTTAA
- the LOC140978431 gene encoding 18S rRNA (guanine-N(7))-methyltransferase RID2-like isoform X1 produces the protein MSFAQNIGCLGRLLWLRSDPVNTVYPALSLFPWTEGSKYSEEFCQRKKMTSRPELQAPPEIFYNDEEARKYTSSSRIIDIQDKLSVRALELLALPDDNIPRLLLDIGCGSGLSGETLTENGHQWIGLDISQAMLDVALEREVEGDLVLSDMGQGLGLRPGVLDGAISISAVQWLCNADKSSHDPRLRLKAFFGSLYRCLARGARAVLQVYPENLAQRELILGFAMRAGFSGGVVVDFPHSTKSRKEYLVLTCGPPSLRSAIPKGKNEDEESCGDEESSGDEENESVCVSDRHRPRKKQKLNKKVKGREWVMRKKEQMRRKGNTVPPDTKYTARKRKARF, from the exons ATGTCTTTTGCACAAAATATCGGTTGCTTGGGTAGACTCTTATGGCTTCGTTCTGATCCCGTAAACACGGTATATCCCGCATTATCACTTTTTCCTTGGACAGAAGGAAGTAAATATTCAGAAGAATTCTGT CAAAGGAAGAAGATGACATCTCGACCAGAGCTCCAAGCCCCACCAGAGATATTCTACAATGACGAGGAAGCTCGCAAGTACACATCTTCTTCTCGTATCATCGATATTCAG gatAAACTTTCGGTGAGGGCGTTGGAGCTTCTTGCATTGCCTGATGACAACATACCCAGATTACTACTTGATATTG GTTGTGGATCAGGACTCAGTGGGGAGACATTAACTGAAAATGGTCACCAGTGGATTGGTTTAGATATATCACAAGCAATGTTAG ACGTTGCATTGGAGCGTGAAGTTGAGGGTGACCTTGTGCTTAGTGATATGGGGCAG GGTTTGGGGCTACGACCGGGAGTTCTTGATGGTGCCATTAGTATATCGGCTGTACAG TGGTTGTGCAATGCAGACAAATCTTCTCACGATCCACGGTTGAGATTGAA GGCATTTTTTGGGTCATTGTACCGATGTTTAGCGCGTGGAGCAAGGGCCGTGTTGCAAGTGTATCCTGAAAATCTGGCTCAACGTGAGCTGATTCTAGGTTTTGCTATGCGAGCTGGCTTTTCTGGGGGTGTAGTTGTTGACTTCCCGCACAG TACCAAGAGTAGAAAAGAATACCTTGTACTCACTTGTGGGCCACCATCTCTAAGAAGTGCCATTCCAAAAGGGAAAAACGAAGATGAGGAAAGTTGCGGTGATGAAGAGAGCAGTGGAGATGAAGAGAATGAATCC GTTTGTGTATCTGACAGGCACAGACCTAGAAAAAAGCAAAAGTTAAATAAGAAGGTGAAAGGAAGAGAATGGGTTATGCGGAAGAAGGAACAGATGAGAAGAAAGGGCAACACCGTCCCTCCAGACACAAAGTACACTGCCCGGAAACGAAAAGCTCGATTTTAA